The Anaerotignum faecicola region TCATCCGAATCACCTTCCTTATTCTGTTATTCGTCTTCGGTAATTTCCATTCAGCAGTTTTCAGCCGTTTAGCTCCGGCAGCCCTGTTACCCCTTCACGGCCCCATTCGTCAGACCGGACACAAAGTACTTCTGGAAATAACCGAACACCAGCATCAGCGGCAGCGTGACCATACAGATACCGGCCGTATACTGCCCCCATTCAACGCCCATCTCAGTCTTAAAATTTAAAAGTCCCACAGGAAGCGTCTTAATCAATGCGTTGGAAGCCGTCGTAATATTGGCCCACATCAGTTCGCCCCAGTTTCCGATAAAGGTAAATACGATAATGGTAGCGATCGCCGGCTTCACAAGCGGAAGCATGATATGGAAAAACGCCTCAAACTCCGTA contains the following coding sequences:
- a CDS encoding ABC transporter permease subunit, with the protein product TEFEAFFHIMLPLVKPAIATIIVFTFIGNWGELMWANITTASNALIKTLPVGLLNFKTEMGVEWGQYTAGICMVTLPLMLVFGYFQKYFVSGLTNGAVKG